A single window of Bacillota bacterium DNA harbors:
- a CDS encoding glucuronate isomerase has protein sequence MTVVKREDLRQVVSEVVESTPVVDIHTHLYSPDFGDLLLWGFDELVTYHYLIAETMRIESMPYEQYWTMGKQEQADLIWQRLFLDNSPYSEAARGVLTTLHKLGLDVSSRDVASYREYFANLTVEEYVDKVFEVGNISKAIMTNDPFDDAERRVWLEKGGCTDERFLAALRLDPLLIDWPNACRRLAEWGYKVEVGLTEPTVAEVQRFLKDWIGRMKPVYMAVSLPYTFRYPEDSDMAKVIERCVLPVSRETNVPFALMIGVKRSANPGLQVAGDAVGKSDITAVEYLCRNYPDNKFMVTMLSRENQHELAVAARKFRNLMVFGCWWFLNNPSLVEEITRMRFELLGSSVIPQHSDARVLDQLIYKWAHSRQIIAKVLADKYEDLADTGWLVTREEIERDVAKLLGGNLWTFLEG, from the coding sequence GGACTTTGGTGATCTGCTTCTCTGGGGATTTGACGAGCTGGTAACCTATCACTATCTCATCGCGGAGACGATGAGAATTGAATCGATGCCCTATGAGCAGTATTGGACCATGGGTAAGCAGGAGCAGGCGGATCTGATTTGGCAGCGGCTGTTCCTGGATAACAGCCCCTACAGTGAAGCCGCCCGGGGCGTGCTAACTACCCTGCACAAGTTGGGTTTAGATGTTTCAAGCCGAGATGTGGCTTCTTATCGGGAGTATTTTGCCAACCTAACGGTGGAAGAGTACGTTGACAAAGTATTTGAAGTAGGAAACATCTCCAAGGCCATCATGACCAATGACCCCTTCGATGATGCAGAGCGAAGGGTGTGGCTGGAGAAGGGCGGTTGTACCGACGAGCGGTTCCTGGCAGCCCTGCGCTTAGATCCCCTGCTGATTGATTGGCCCAACGCCTGTAGACGGTTGGCGGAATGGGGTTACAAGGTAGAGGTAGGGTTGACGGAGCCAACGGTAGCAGAGGTGCAGCGCTTCCTGAAGGATTGGATCGGTAGGATGAAGCCGGTATACATGGCGGTATCCTTGCCCTATACCTTCCGGTATCCCGAGGATTCCGATATGGCAAAGGTCATTGAGCGGTGCGTCCTGCCGGTATCGAGGGAGACCAACGTTCCCTTTGCCTTGATGATTGGCGTCAAACGCTCGGCCAATCCTGGCCTGCAAGTTGCCGGCGATGCCGTGGGCAAGTCCGATATCACGGCAGTAGAATACCTCTGCCGCAACTATCCCGACAACAAGTTCATGGTCACCATGTTGTCCCGGGAGAACCAGCATGAACTGGCGGTGGCTGCCCGTAAGTTCCGTAACCTAATGGTCTTCGGGTGCTGGTGGTTCCTGAATAACCCCAGTCTCGTCGAGGAGATTACTCGGATGCGCTTTGAGCTTCTGGGCTCCAGCGTGATTCCCCAACACTCCGACGCCCGAGTCTTGGATCAACTCATCTACAAGTGGGCCCACTCCCGTCAAATCATCGCTAAGGTCCTTGCTGACAAGTATGAGGACTTGGCTGATACCGGTTGGCTTGTCACCCGTGAAGAAATCGAAAGGGATGTGGCCAAACTCCTTGGCGGTAACCTCTGGACCTTCCTAGAGGGCT